From Haloarcula hispanica ATCC 33960, the proteins below share one genomic window:
- the proS gene encoding proline--tRNA ligase, whose amino-acid sequence MSGEQELGITESKEHSPGEWYAEVVQKAGLADYAPMGGFIVTRPRGYAIWERIQNNLDGWFKDTGVQNAYFPLFIPESYLEKEKDVVEGFDPEVAWVTHGGHDELEERLAVRPTSESIIAPFMAQWTRSHRDLPLRLNQWCSVVRWEATETKPFFRTKEFLWQEGHTAHADEDGAWEETMTRLDQYARLYEEVMAMPPLKGRKPEHDKFPGAHTTTTIETLMPDGKTVQAATSHYLGTSFGEAFDITYADADEEENTAHTTSWGLSWRAMGALIMTHSDDQGLVLPPALAPDQVVVVPIWQEDNKDEVIDYAADLAAELDEAGVRVELDDREHRNPGFKYNEHELHGVPLRIEIGPHEVEDGEATLVHRPDGENATVDRESIADTVTDHLDTVHAKLYADAEETLEGEIREAESREEILGTIGQHGGYVKCGWCGDADCEEPIKDAIAAEIVMVPLDRDEEPIHDDCAICGEDAEETAYFAKSY is encoded by the coding sequence ATGAGTGGCGAGCAGGAACTCGGCATTACCGAGAGCAAGGAGCATTCACCCGGCGAGTGGTACGCCGAGGTCGTCCAGAAGGCCGGCCTCGCGGACTACGCCCCCATGGGCGGGTTCATCGTCACGCGACCACGCGGCTACGCCATCTGGGAGCGTATCCAGAACAACCTCGACGGCTGGTTCAAGGACACCGGCGTCCAGAACGCCTACTTCCCGCTGTTTATTCCCGAGAGCTATCTGGAGAAGGAGAAAGACGTCGTCGAGGGGTTCGACCCCGAGGTCGCGTGGGTGACCCACGGCGGCCACGATGAACTCGAAGAGCGCCTCGCGGTTCGGCCCACCAGCGAGTCCATCATCGCGCCGTTCATGGCCCAGTGGACCCGCTCGCACCGGGACCTCCCTTTGCGGTTGAACCAGTGGTGTTCCGTTGTCCGGTGGGAGGCCACCGAGACGAAGCCGTTCTTCCGCACTAAGGAGTTCCTCTGGCAGGAGGGCCACACTGCCCACGCCGACGAGGACGGCGCGTGGGAGGAGACGATGACTCGTCTAGACCAGTACGCTCGCCTCTACGAGGAGGTCATGGCGATGCCGCCGCTGAAGGGCCGCAAGCCCGAGCACGACAAGTTCCCCGGGGCACACACCACGACGACCATCGAGACGCTGATGCCCGACGGCAAGACCGTTCAGGCCGCCACCTCTCACTATCTGGGGACCTCCTTCGGCGAGGCGTTCGACATCACATACGCCGACGCCGACGAGGAGGAGAACACCGCCCACACGACCTCGTGGGGGCTGTCCTGGCGCGCGATGGGCGCGCTCATCATGACCCACTCCGACGACCAGGGGCTCGTGCTCCCGCCCGCGCTCGCACCCGATCAGGTCGTCGTCGTCCCCATCTGGCAGGAGGACAACAAGGACGAAGTCATCGACTACGCCGCCGACCTCGCTGCCGAACTGGACGAGGCCGGCGTCCGCGTCGAACTCGACGACCGCGAGCACCGCAATCCCGGCTTCAAGTACAACGAGCACGAACTACACGGCGTTCCTCTCCGAATCGAAATCGGTCCCCACGAGGTCGAGGACGGGGAAGCCACGCTGGTCCACCGGCCCGACGGTGAGAACGCGACCGTCGACCGCGAGAGCATCGCTGACACCGTTACCGACCACCTCGACACTGTCCACGCCAAGCTGTACGCCGACGCCGAGGAGACGCTGGAGGGCGAAATCCGCGAGGCTGAGTCCCGTGAGGAGATTCTGGGCACTATCGGCCAGCACGGCGGCTACGTGAAGTGTGGCTGGTGTGGCGACGCGGACTGTGAGGAACCGATCAAAGACGCTATCGCGGCCGAAATCGTGATGGTTCCCCTCGACCGCGACGAGGAGCCGATCCACGACGACTGCGCCATCTGCGGTGAGGACGCCGAGGAGACGGCGTACTTCGCGAAGAGCTACTGA
- a CDS encoding CBS domain-containing protein produces the protein MDDVFVGRIMSSPVTTVAADANAKAVAKRMLDENISSVVVVDADGALLGILTSTDFVEIAAQGGDTTALDVSDFMTTEPVTVTANDPIEAAASLMLDHSVHHLPVVDETEGVVGMLTTTDMTAYVSGIEQSSAPVLG, from the coding sequence ATGGACGACGTGTTTGTCGGACGAATTATGTCATCGCCTGTCACCACTGTTGCTGCTGACGCGAACGCGAAAGCGGTCGCCAAGCGGATGCTCGACGAGAACATCAGCTCTGTTGTTGTCGTCGACGCTGACGGAGCGTTGTTGGGGATTCTCACCTCCACGGATTTCGTCGAAATCGCCGCACAAGGTGGCGATACGACGGCGCTAGACGTGTCTGACTTCATGACGACGGAGCCGGTTACAGTAACGGCAAACGACCCCATCGAGGCGGCCGCAAGCCTGATGCTGGACCACAGTGTCCACCACCTCCCTGTCGTCGATGAGACGGAAGGAGTCGTCGGAATGTTGACGACGACTGATATGACGGCCTACGTTTCGGGTATCGAGCAGTCATCCGCTCCTGTGCTCGGCTGA
- a CDS encoding patatin-like phospholipase family protein, giving the protein MSGHGPSVAIACQGGGSHSAFTAGVLQRLLPTVDNEYNLVGLSGTSGGALCAVTAWYGLLSDGPDDAEKLLGDVWCDVAATTPPSVLLNESLVWRKRLQNLMVPAADISPYATPGAVGHDWFLSLLDRHIEFDEFDSLADEVPPHVTVGTVNVNSGVFETFTDDAITARTVLASAAFPLLYKAVELNGHWHWDGLFSQNPPIREFLTSDRPKPDEIWVIQIEPQTRDDRPTSLAEITDRRQELSGNLSLNQELFFVRKVNEWVEKGYLPDDFKHIEIRRLGLDEKLTAASKRDRDPRFIEDLMETGRAEAGAFLDRIPE; this is encoded by the coding sequence ATGTCTGGTCATGGACCCAGCGTCGCCATCGCCTGTCAGGGCGGCGGCAGCCACAGTGCGTTTACCGCCGGTGTGCTGCAACGACTCCTACCAACTGTCGACAACGAGTACAATCTCGTGGGGTTGAGTGGTACTTCCGGTGGCGCGCTCTGTGCGGTCACGGCCTGGTACGGACTGCTCAGTGATGGCCCCGACGACGCCGAGAAGCTGCTGGGAGACGTCTGGTGTGACGTCGCCGCCACGACACCGCCCTCGGTCCTGCTGAACGAGTCGCTCGTCTGGCGCAAGCGACTACAGAATCTCATGGTCCCTGCGGCCGACATCTCGCCCTACGCGACGCCAGGAGCGGTCGGCCACGACTGGTTCCTATCGCTGCTCGACCGCCACATCGAGTTCGACGAGTTCGACAGTCTCGCCGACGAGGTACCACCGCATGTGACCGTCGGCACGGTCAACGTCAACAGCGGCGTGTTCGAGACGTTCACCGACGATGCCATCACAGCGAGGACGGTACTGGCCTCGGCCGCGTTCCCGCTGCTGTACAAAGCCGTCGAACTGAACGGTCACTGGCACTGGGACGGCCTGTTCTCACAGAACCCACCGATCCGGGAGTTCCTGACCAGCGACCGACCGAAACCGGACGAGATCTGGGTCATCCAGATCGAGCCACAGACCCGCGACGACCGACCGACATCGCTTGCGGAGATCACCGACCGCCGGCAGGAACTATCGGGGAATCTCTCGCTGAATCAGGAGCTGTTCTTCGTCCGGAAGGTCAACGAATGGGTCGAAAAGGGGTATCTCCCGGACGATTTCAAACACATCGAGATACGGCGACTGGGACTCGATGAAAAGCTGACAGCAGCTTCGAAGCGCGACCGCGACCCTCGGTTCATCGAGGACCTCATGGAAACGGGCCGGGCCGAAGCCGGCGCGTTTCTGGACCGGATACCGGAGTAA
- a CDS encoding SAM hydrolase/SAM-dependent halogenase family protein, with translation MSTFVHLIADYGPADPAFSEVVHRLTAADPTITVQSTEVQPFSTVATGFWIAQLGAHNPSFDDLLIYSNTAPRTTESTPERADTGGPLCYLELDNGVPVVAVDAGYNLSFIAGRATTFREIELPADTGQFRSRDVFPRRVAEIANGNRSSLGAERSLDDVPAPPESVVCHVDGYGNVKTSIRTSEFEPGSDTVAVELNGASREIVVRDAVSDVPEGSLAIVPGSAGGGDPYQELFLRGGSAASAFGTPEPGDSLSIRAE, from the coding sequence ATGAGCACGTTCGTCCATCTCATCGCGGACTACGGCCCGGCCGATCCGGCATTCTCGGAGGTCGTCCACCGTCTCACTGCCGCAGACCCGACGATTACCGTCCAGTCGACCGAGGTGCAGCCGTTCTCGACGGTCGCCACGGGGTTCTGGATCGCACAGCTGGGCGCTCACAATCCCTCGTTCGACGACCTGCTGATTTACTCGAACACCGCGCCACGAACCACGGAATCGACGCCGGAGCGGGCCGACACCGGCGGGCCCCTGTGCTATCTCGAACTGGACAACGGCGTCCCCGTCGTCGCCGTCGACGCCGGCTACAACCTCTCGTTTATCGCCGGCCGCGCGACGACCTTCCGCGAGATCGAACTGCCGGCCGACACCGGCCAGTTCCGCTCGCGGGACGTGTTCCCGCGCCGGGTCGCCGAAATCGCGAACGGGAACCGCTCCTCGCTCGGGGCGGAGCGCTCACTCGACGACGTCCCGGCCCCGCCCGAGTCCGTGGTCTGTCACGTCGACGGGTACGGGAACGTCAAGACCTCGATTCGAACCTCGGAGTTCGAACCCGGTAGTGACACAGTCGCTGTCGAACTTAACGGCGCATCCCGAGAGATCGTCGTCAGGGACGCTGTATCGGACGTTCCGGAGGGGTCCCTCGCTATCGTCCCGGGGTCGGCTGGAGGTGGCGACCCGTATCAGGAGCTGTTCTTGCGCGGCGGCTCCGCGGCATCGGCCTTCGGTACCCCGGAGCCCGGAGACAGTCTCTCTATACGGGCGGAATAG
- a CDS encoding winged helix-turn-helix transcriptional regulator, producing MSDTRARIYRHIESNPGVHFRELTRALDLATGQVQYHLGRLDRITSESINGRTHYYTASFDPWERHAIAFLRRETARDVLVTLVEREAARPGEVADHLDIARSTLEHHLSGLVEHDIVEKRRDGGRVMLALCRRDQTVELLATVDPTAPDRLSDRFTRLLDRLFESG from the coding sequence ATGAGCGACACCAGAGCGCGGATTTACCGGCACATCGAGTCCAATCCGGGAGTTCACTTCCGGGAGCTAACCCGGGCGCTGGACCTCGCAACGGGACAGGTACAGTACCATCTGGGCCGACTCGACCGCATCACCAGCGAGTCGATCAACGGGCGCACGCACTACTACACGGCGTCGTTCGACCCCTGGGAGCGCCACGCCATCGCCTTCCTCCGTCGCGAAACGGCGAGAGACGTTCTTGTCACGCTCGTAGAGCGCGAAGCCGCTCGCCCCGGCGAAGTGGCCGACCACCTCGACATCGCTCGGAGCACGCTCGAACACCACCTCAGCGGCCTGGTCGAACACGACATCGTCGAAAAGCGTCGGGACGGGGGACGGGTGATGCTGGCGCTCTGTCGGCGTGACCAGACGGTCGAACTGCTCGCGACGGTCGACCCCACGGCCCCCGACCGCCTGTCTGACCGCTTCACCCGGTTACTCGACCGCCTCTTCGAGAGCGGCTAG
- a CDS encoding DUF7405 family protein encodes MTERGISRREFAKSAVAIGGTAALAACLDRGSGTVPKGTDDPSSLPERQHAWDASLATDDAGNHRLSRHHVLLLLDYTGDGTPTDADREQVDTALRDLEQAYEWSNEGLLFTLGYSPAYFDRFEADVAGVDLPEPMALAPFEDPELDTPDALLHLASDDERAVIEAEEALKGNRDTANDHEMSATFEGVLREAERRTGFVGAGLPAENQDVDGVPDSDPVPEEAPLFMGFKSGFKENQASEDRVTVDSGPFAGGATQHLSKIRLQLQQWYEQDSRDQRVSKMFCPAHADEDRVEGVGENLGTDNGAGECPEDVVDSGRREGVVGHAQKMSRVREDGTPTILRRDFSSTDGGEAGLHFLSLQRSIADFVATKQAMNGTDVANDSAVGQRVNNGILQYMTVTRRGNYLLPPRSLRALPPADPA; translated from the coding sequence ATGACTGAACGCGGAATTTCCCGACGCGAGTTCGCCAAGAGCGCCGTCGCCATCGGCGGCACCGCGGCGCTGGCCGCCTGTCTCGACCGCGGGTCGGGGACGGTACCCAAGGGCACCGACGACCCTTCGTCGCTCCCGGAGCGCCAGCACGCCTGGGATGCGTCGCTGGCGACCGACGACGCCGGGAACCACCGACTGTCGCGCCACCACGTCCTCCTGCTGCTGGATTACACCGGCGACGGAACGCCGACGGATGCCGACCGCGAGCAGGTCGATACGGCGCTCCGCGACCTCGAACAGGCCTACGAGTGGAGCAACGAGGGGTTACTGTTCACGCTCGGGTACAGTCCGGCCTACTTCGACCGCTTCGAGGCCGACGTAGCCGGCGTCGACCTGCCAGAGCCGATGGCGCTTGCCCCCTTCGAAGACCCGGAACTCGACACGCCCGACGCGCTCCTGCACCTCGCCAGTGACGACGAGCGAGCCGTCATCGAGGCCGAAGAAGCACTGAAGGGGAATCGGGACACTGCGAACGACCACGAGATGAGCGCTACCTTCGAGGGCGTCCTGCGCGAGGCAGAGCGACGGACGGGGTTCGTCGGGGCCGGCCTCCCCGCCGAGAATCAAGACGTCGACGGGGTTCCGGACTCCGACCCGGTCCCCGAAGAGGCCCCGCTGTTCATGGGGTTCAAGTCCGGGTTCAAGGAAAACCAGGCCTCCGAGGACCGCGTAACGGTCGATTCGGGACCGTTCGCCGGCGGCGCGACCCAGCACCTCTCGAAGATCCGACTGCAACTCCAGCAGTGGTACGAACAGGACTCCCGGGACCAGCGCGTCTCGAAGATGTTCTGTCCGGCCCACGCTGACGAGGACAGGGTCGAAGGCGTCGGCGAGAACCTCGGTACTGACAACGGTGCCGGCGAGTGCCCCGAGGACGTGGTCGATAGCGGCCGACGGGAGGGCGTCGTCGGTCACGCACAGAAGATGTCCCGCGTCAGAGAAGACGGGACACCGACCATCCTCCGCCGGGACTTCAGTTCGACCGACGGCGGCGAAGCGGGGCTGCACTTCCTCTCGCTGCAGCGCTCTATCGCCGACTTCGTCGCGACGAAACAGGCGATGAACGGAACGGACGTCGCTAACGACTCCGCCGTCGGTCAGCGAGTGAACAACGGTATCCTCCAGTACATGACAGTCACGCGACGCGGGAACTACCTGCTCCCCCCGCGCTCGTTGCGGGCACTCCCACCGGCCGACCCAGCCTGA
- a CDS encoding DUF7471 family protein, with the protein MKPLSIGGHLGAGSWDIAAVVVLSAVAGAVLCGLALVAYRQRGTRAYLLIVLALAALFARPLIALLSGFALVSGPTHHFLEHALDTLFVVLVLGAVYYARTVEKRLDEEGL; encoded by the coding sequence ATGAAACCGCTCAGTATTGGGGGCCATCTCGGTGCCGGGAGCTGGGACATCGCCGCCGTCGTCGTCCTCTCCGCTGTGGCCGGGGCGGTCCTGTGTGGGCTTGCCCTGGTCGCGTACCGCCAGCGCGGGACGCGTGCGTATCTGTTGATTGTGCTCGCACTCGCCGCGCTGTTTGCCCGCCCACTCATCGCGCTGCTGTCCGGATTCGCACTGGTCTCAGGACCGACCCACCATTTCCTCGAACACGCGCTCGATACCCTCTTTGTCGTCCTCGTCCTCGGTGCAGTGTACTACGCCCGGACAGTCGAGAAACGCCTCGACGAGGAGGGGCTATGA